Proteins co-encoded in one Acidithiobacillus caldus ATCC 51756 genomic window:
- a CDS encoding DedA family protein: MVLDIIQFVQSDLADAVRVLSPIVRAYGLPIVFIGIFVESAGMVLAPGETLLIAAGFLASKGTLNPIAVLIVSLVATILGWFIAYFIGSWLGISWLRRHGRWIGVTPNRLQKTHAFLE; encoded by the coding sequence ATGGTGCTTGATATTATTCAGTTTGTTCAAAGCGATCTGGCAGATGCTGTGAGGGTTTTGTCTCCGATTGTCCGGGCATACGGCCTTCCGATCGTATTTATTGGGATCTTTGTCGAAAGTGCAGGGATGGTGCTTGCCCCCGGAGAAACGCTACTTATCGCCGCGGGATTCCTCGCGAGCAAAGGCACGCTCAACCCGATAGCGGTTCTCATAGTGAGCTTAGTTGCCACGATTCTTGGGTGGTTCATTGCGTACTTTATCGGCAGCTGGCTGGGGATATCTTGGTTGCGGCGTCATGGTCGTTGGATCGGCGTGACGCCAAATCGGTTGCAGAAAACCCACGCCTTTCTGGAATAA
- a CDS encoding cytochrome b, whose amino-acid sequence MQRTYARLVFSLLHWSIAVLVVFQGVLGAANLRVPWLREHLDTAIVVHEQVGLLILVLTLSLLLTRIVLGRRSGEGTPQIHRRWARLIHGSFYTLIILECGVGIWMMGLLGKGLTIGLWHWSLPITPDPALVFHSILQIHAAIALAMAVLIVIHSAAALYHHYILRDDTLIRMLPKLRILPSEETT is encoded by the coding sequence GTGCAACGTACCTACGCGCGCCTGGTGTTTTCGCTATTGCATTGGTCCATAGCCGTGCTTGTTGTCTTCCAGGGTGTGCTTGGCGCGGCCAATCTCCGCGTTCCGTGGTTACGTGAGCATCTGGATACCGCGATCGTCGTGCATGAGCAGGTCGGGCTCCTGATTCTCGTGCTCACTTTGTCCCTGCTCTTGACGCGTATCGTTCTCGGAAGGCGGTCTGGCGAAGGGACACCACAGATACATAGGCGTTGGGCACGACTCATCCACGGCTCGTTCTATACCCTCATTATCCTGGAGTGCGGCGTCGGCATCTGGATGATGGGCTTGCTGGGCAAGGGGTTGACCATTGGGCTTTGGCACTGGAGCTTACCAATAACGCCGGATCCGGCGCTGGTATTTCACAGCATACTCCAGATACACGCCGCAATCGCTCTGGCCATGGCAGTGCTAATCGTGATTCACAGCGCAGCCGCGTTATATCACCATTACATATTGCGAGACGATACCCTTATCCGCATGTTACCCAAGCTTAGGATATTACCAAGCGAGGAGACGACGTGA
- a CDS encoding type II toxin-antitoxin system RelE/ParE family toxin, which produces MRRFSTVAARRGLPDHAAKLGVVLTVLEATEGAGQMSAPRWRLHRLTGDYQGYWSVRVNGKWRVIFRFEGIHAELITWIIAEVAL; this is translated from the coding sequence TTGAGGCGTTTTTCTACAGTGGCGGCAAGGCGGGGTCTACCGGACCATGCTGCCAAACTGGGAGTCGTGTTAACTGTCCTCGAAGCAACGGAAGGAGCCGGGCAAATGAGTGCACCTCGGTGGCGTTTGCATCGATTGACAGGAGACTACCAAGGATACTGGTCGGTTCGGGTGAATGGAAAATGGCGGGTGATCTTTCGCTTTGAAGGAATTCATGCGGAACTGATTACATGGATAATCGCTGAGGTGGCGTTATGA
- a CDS encoding HigA family addiction module antitoxin — protein MSEMHKPAHPGEVLREYLPEGMSVTDAAKALNVTRQSLSAVLNGRAGISIEMALRLEAALGIEAEFWLRMQMTFDLREARQKELVRGVRYIAA, from the coding sequence ATGAGCGAAATGCATAAACCTGCACATCCAGGTGAGGTTTTGCGAGAATACTTACCTGAGGGGATGAGCGTCACAGACGCTGCCAAAGCGCTTAACGTGACGCGACAATCCTTATCGGCCGTATTGAATGGAAGGGCGGGCATCAGCATCGAAATGGCGCTCCGCTTAGAAGCAGCGCTGGGGATAGAAGCAGAGTTTTGGCTGCGTATGCAGATGACCTTCGACCTGCGGGAAGCGCGACAGAAGGAACTGGTCCGCGGCGTGCGATATATAGCCGCTTGA
- the tnpB gene encoding IS66 family insertion sequence element accessory protein TnpB (TnpB, as the term is used for proteins encoded by IS66 family insertion elements, is considered an accessory protein, since TnpC, encoded by a neighboring gene, is a DDE family transposase.), translating to MSAATPRLTMLVPGSAVLRVWLYTPPADLRKSFDGLSALVRQKLAEDPASGQLFVFINRRRTQLKVLYFEQGGYCLWSKRLEAGRFYVDGRGGDRRMLSWTELKLIIEGIDLSSLRRFKRFEKGRNHSLGRPEKV from the coding sequence GTGTCTGCGGCTACGCCAAGGCTGACCATGCTGGTCCCCGGGTCGGCCGTCCTCCGGGTATGGCTGTATACGCCGCCTGCGGACCTGCGCAAGTCCTTCGATGGGCTCAGCGCCCTGGTGCGACAGAAGTTAGCCGAGGATCCGGCCAGCGGCCAATTGTTCGTGTTCATCAACCGCAGGCGCACGCAGCTCAAGGTGCTGTACTTCGAGCAGGGCGGTTACTGCCTGTGGAGCAAGCGCCTGGAAGCGGGCCGCTTTTATGTGGATGGCCGGGGCGGTGACAGGCGGATGCTGAGCTGGACGGAGCTGAAGCTGATCATCGAAGGCATCGATCTGTCCTCGCTGCGCCGCTTCAAACGCTTCGAAAAAGGCAGAAATCATAGCCTCGGGAGACCCGAAAAGGTATAA
- the tnpA gene encoding IS66 family insertion sequence element accessory protein TnpA: protein MKQRYSRADWQRLIDEQGVSGLTQRAFCAQAGVAVATFGYWKRKLRADSAGLAEDPASARGGSLNDWLELAPEVSEPARGWHIELDLGNGVCLRLRQG, encoded by the coding sequence ATGAAGCAGCGGTACAGCAGGGCCGACTGGCAACGACTGATCGACGAACAAGGGGTCAGCGGCCTGACGCAAAGAGCATTCTGTGCCCAAGCCGGTGTAGCCGTGGCGACCTTTGGTTATTGGAAGCGCAAGCTGCGGGCCGATAGTGCAGGCTTAGCCGAGGATCCCGCCAGTGCCCGAGGCGGCTCATTGAACGATTGGCTCGAGCTGGCACCCGAGGTCTCTGAGCCAGCGCGTGGCTGGCACATCGAGCTCGATCTGGGCAATGGGGTGTGTCTGCGGCTACGCCAAGGCTGA
- a CDS encoding LexA family protein encodes MLEQAILDKLARVGLTVYRPDPDAEHRPLPLYLSRIPAGFPSPADDHVERSLDLHRHLLAHPDASFFLRISGDSMLAYGIHDGDLLIVDRAVQAKEGMIVVAALDGELTVKRLGKHAGQPALLPGNDRYAPIPIREGQELVVWGVVIHVIHSFAP; translated from the coding sequence ATGCTCGAGCAAGCTATTCTCGACAAACTGGCCCGGGTGGGCCTCACGGTCTATCGACCGGACCCCGATGCCGAGCATCGTCCCCTGCCTTTGTATCTCTCCCGGATCCCCGCCGGATTTCCTTCCCCAGCGGACGATCATGTAGAGCGCAGCCTGGATTTGCACCGACACCTCCTGGCACACCCGGACGCTTCTTTTTTCCTCCGCATCTCCGGGGATTCCATGCTCGCGTATGGGATCCATGACGGAGACTTGCTCATCGTCGATCGCGCGGTGCAGGCCAAGGAAGGGATGATCGTCGTCGCCGCTCTGGACGGGGAACTCACGGTGAAGCGCCTGGGTAAGCACGCAGGCCAACCCGCCTTACTGCCGGGGAACGATCGCTATGCGCCCATTCCCATCCGCGAGGGCCAGGAGCTCGTGGTCTGGGGGGTGGTGATTCACGTCATTCATAGCTTTGCGCCATGA
- a CDS encoding Y-family DNA polymerase, translating into MTLALVDANNFYVSCERLFQPRLEGKPVVVLSNNDGCAVARSNEAKALGVTMGAPYFQWEKLAKQHGIVVLSSNYALYGELSARLMRLLGNQAVGQEIYSIDESFLEVPVADAEADSWAQHLRQQIRRQLGLPVCVGVAPTKTLAKVCNHWAKKERTAEGVCIWGDLDPQQRRQWFHETPVGDLWGVGRRLAARLEAQGVQSAGDLARTDSRWLRQHYGVALARMQQELRGVPCLSLEEVSPPRQQIQCSRSFGRAVTEFSDVLESLSLHTQRGIEKLHEQALWAGSVQVMVRSSPFREGFYSGTAHRRLPEPSRDYRVLWEAVRSAAAEAFQPGVSYQKSGILLFDLQAQARTGDLFAVQEGGEERAERLQEALQRAQDRFGKHTLARGVGGLRQGRDWAMRSDRRSPSYLSDWWSLPVAFAR; encoded by the coding sequence ATGACCCTGGCCCTGGTCGATGCCAACAACTTCTATGTCTCCTGCGAGCGGTTGTTTCAGCCCAGGCTCGAGGGGAAACCTGTGGTGGTGCTGAGCAACAACGATGGCTGTGCCGTGGCCCGCTCCAACGAGGCCAAGGCCCTGGGGGTGACCATGGGTGCCCCGTACTTTCAGTGGGAGAAGCTGGCCAAGCAACACGGCATTGTGGTGCTCTCTTCCAACTATGCCCTCTACGGGGAGCTTTCCGCGCGGCTCATGCGCCTGTTGGGGAATCAGGCCGTGGGTCAGGAGATCTACAGCATCGACGAGTCATTCCTGGAGGTGCCCGTGGCAGATGCAGAGGCTGACTCCTGGGCGCAACACCTTCGCCAGCAGATTCGCAGGCAACTCGGCTTGCCGGTCTGTGTGGGGGTGGCGCCCACCAAAACCTTGGCCAAGGTCTGCAACCACTGGGCCAAAAAGGAACGGACTGCGGAAGGCGTCTGTATCTGGGGAGATCTGGATCCCCAGCAACGGCGCCAATGGTTCCACGAGACCCCGGTCGGAGACCTCTGGGGGGTGGGCAGGAGACTCGCGGCACGGTTGGAAGCCCAGGGGGTGCAGAGCGCGGGAGACTTGGCGCGGACGGACTCCCGCTGGCTGCGACAGCACTACGGTGTGGCCCTGGCGAGAATGCAGCAGGAGTTGCGCGGAGTGCCTTGCTTGTCGTTGGAGGAAGTGTCTCCGCCCCGCCAGCAGATCCAGTGCAGCCGTTCCTTTGGGCGGGCGGTCACCGAGTTCTCCGACGTGTTGGAGAGCCTTTCGCTGCACACCCAGCGCGGTATCGAGAAGCTGCATGAGCAAGCCCTCTGGGCAGGCTCGGTCCAGGTTATGGTCCGCAGTTCTCCCTTTCGCGAGGGATTCTACAGCGGCACGGCACATCGCCGCCTGCCGGAGCCTAGCCGTGATTACCGGGTGTTGTGGGAAGCGGTGCGCAGTGCCGCCGCGGAAGCCTTTCAGCCGGGGGTGTCCTACCAAAAGTCGGGCATCCTGCTCTTCGACCTGCAGGCCCAGGCGCGTACCGGCGACCTGTTTGCTGTCCAGGAGGGGGGCGAGGAACGGGCGGAGCGGCTACAGGAAGCCCTGCAACGAGCGCAGGACCGTTTTGGCAAACACACGTTGGCCCGGGGTGTGGGCGGTCTCCGGCAAGGGCGGGACTGGGCGATGCGCTCCGACCGACGCAGCCCCAGCTATCTCAGTGACTGGTGGTCCTTGCCGGTGGCTTTCGCGAGGTAG
- a CDS encoding DEAD/DEAH box helicase produces MIDGLSRDPWILSQLLNRELDPAVLSFADSLGISVFPSQWKDLSMQCTCPDWAVPCKHIAAVIYLLSREIDGNPFLVFALKGVDLVAALQDRHIHIAREAESALPTVESLCSASGEAIPFQVPAEPSDPLFAFDYTTLPELGKTLVQILPAQPIFFPGVDFRATYGAMLQRIARSARRILESPIKEDSDLSWVPDAVRLTLDNQYAVRLQGQAGPEDWAEWVSRLGTVRPVDLPDLPLSVRGLYHGYMAALHLLARGAVVPQIFALPKDRVAIRWLPALMDERVRDLLIQLAISGPLNLLFCNFGKKPFTLSPELQAMTVCSLFLDALISRLTYADGGMRDGVPITNLFFCSLRGRFSGPGEGAIASGIQAWLARLHWTRLKKAPILWLEESTEDFALSLAVEDREAPLGMPPIPMANFLTDEQWTNSRYPVLQTASLLATYFPPLKSYLQNAATTPIPVGAETLPDLLQSTLPTLRLLGIRTVLPKGLAELLRPRVSLCMRSQAGHHQGMLNIDDLFQFDWVVAIGDHQLTPEEFETLVSNSQGLLRFRGAYVLLDPSDIERLRAELQKPPVLSGHEALRAGLAEEYCGHPVYLDEATRELLRQLREVDTIPPPADLHATLRPYQQRGFAWLYRNFRAGFGSVIADDMGLGKTLQVLALLCQLKEEGELADGKVLIVVPTSLLTNWFKEIQRFTPSLTVQVFHGVDRTLSTDRSDILLTTYGVVRSDAPRLKKLPWRVVVVDEAQNIKNPAASQTRAAKSIPARSFIAMSGTPVENRLSEYWSILDFANRGLFGPLARFTKEFAVPIERNRDQHAIHKFQKVTAPFLLRRVKLDRQIISDLPDKIEQDEYATLTDAQAALYESVVRESLQVIRGESDTFHRKGLVLQMILALKQVCNHPAHYLKEQGDRGPSISGKASLLLDLLEPILANHEKCLIFTQFREMGELLRPWIREATGHLPPFLHGGVTRKQRDVMVDKFQQDPRERILILSLKAGGTGLNLTAASHVVHYDLWWNPAVEAQATDRAYRIGQQRNVQVHRLITRATFEERINELMKTKRDLANLTVGAGEQWIGNLSDTELQEVFQLG; encoded by the coding sequence TTGATCGACGGTCTCAGTCGGGATCCTTGGATTCTTTCCCAACTTCTCAACCGGGAACTGGACCCCGCCGTTCTCTCTTTTGCCGATTCTCTGGGTATCTCCGTCTTTCCCTCGCAATGGAAGGATTTGTCCATGCAGTGCACCTGCCCGGACTGGGCCGTCCCCTGCAAACATATCGCGGCTGTGATCTATTTGTTGAGCCGTGAGATTGATGGCAATCCGTTTTTGGTATTTGCGCTGAAAGGTGTAGACCTTGTCGCTGCGCTGCAGGATCGGCATATTCATATTGCCCGCGAGGCGGAGTCCGCGCTGCCTACTGTTGAATCATTGTGCTCGGCATCTGGCGAAGCGATCCCCTTTCAGGTTCCTGCCGAGCCTTCCGATCCTCTTTTCGCCTTCGATTACACCACCCTGCCAGAACTTGGCAAGACTCTAGTGCAGATTCTGCCTGCCCAGCCGATATTCTTTCCTGGCGTGGATTTTCGCGCCACGTATGGCGCCATGCTTCAGCGAATTGCCCGATCGGCCCGCAGGATCCTCGAATCCCCGATAAAAGAAGATTCGGATCTCAGCTGGGTACCCGATGCAGTTCGCCTCACGCTGGATAATCAGTACGCGGTAAGGCTCCAAGGACAAGCTGGACCAGAGGATTGGGCAGAATGGGTCTCGCGTCTTGGCACGGTTCGTCCAGTGGATTTGCCGGATCTTCCACTTTCCGTCAGAGGTCTCTATCACGGATACATGGCGGCTTTGCACTTGCTAGCCCGGGGAGCAGTAGTCCCACAGATTTTCGCGCTCCCCAAGGACCGGGTTGCTATCCGCTGGCTTCCCGCGCTCATGGACGAGCGTGTACGCGATCTGCTGATCCAGCTGGCCATCTCAGGACCGCTTAATCTGCTCTTCTGTAATTTCGGCAAAAAGCCTTTCACATTGTCGCCAGAACTTCAGGCTATGACCGTTTGCAGTCTTTTTTTGGATGCATTGATCAGCAGATTAACCTATGCAGATGGTGGCATGCGGGATGGTGTTCCCATCACGAATCTATTCTTTTGTTCTTTGCGTGGTCGGTTCTCTGGTCCTGGAGAAGGTGCCATTGCCTCGGGAATACAAGCCTGGCTTGCTCGCCTGCACTGGACCCGACTAAAAAAGGCGCCAATCCTTTGGCTCGAGGAGTCCACGGAGGACTTTGCGCTTTCTTTGGCGGTAGAGGATCGGGAAGCCCCTTTGGGAATGCCGCCGATACCCATGGCCAACTTTTTGACGGACGAACAGTGGACGAATTCCAGATATCCGGTCTTGCAAACTGCCTCGCTCCTTGCGACCTATTTCCCCCCGCTCAAAAGCTATCTACAGAACGCTGCCACTACGCCCATTCCAGTCGGGGCGGAGACACTGCCGGACTTATTACAGAGCACCCTGCCGACCCTGCGGCTGTTGGGTATTCGTACCGTTCTTCCCAAAGGATTGGCCGAGTTGTTACGTCCCCGGGTCTCCCTGTGCATGCGAAGTCAGGCAGGCCATCATCAGGGTATGCTCAATATCGATGATCTATTTCAGTTCGACTGGGTGGTGGCTATCGGTGACCATCAGCTGACCCCGGAAGAATTTGAGACGCTGGTATCGAATAGCCAAGGTCTCCTGCGGTTCCGTGGTGCGTATGTGTTATTGGACCCCAGCGATATCGAGCGGCTGCGCGCAGAACTCCAGAAGCCACCGGTGCTTTCTGGACACGAGGCCTTACGAGCTGGTTTGGCCGAGGAGTACTGTGGACATCCCGTCTACCTTGATGAGGCCACGCGCGAGCTACTACGGCAACTGCGGGAGGTCGATACGATACCTCCCCCCGCGGACCTGCACGCTACCTTGCGCCCCTACCAACAACGCGGTTTTGCCTGGCTATACCGGAATTTTCGAGCGGGCTTTGGCAGTGTAATCGCCGACGATATGGGCTTGGGCAAGACGCTGCAGGTGCTTGCTTTGCTCTGTCAACTCAAAGAGGAAGGGGAGTTGGCGGACGGCAAGGTACTAATTGTCGTTCCGACCAGCCTGCTGACCAACTGGTTTAAGGAAATCCAGCGGTTCACCCCCTCTCTGACCGTCCAAGTATTTCATGGCGTGGACCGTACCTTGAGCACGGATCGTTCCGACATCTTGCTCACGACCTATGGTGTCGTGCGGTCCGATGCCCCTCGTCTCAAGAAACTGCCTTGGCGCGTGGTGGTGGTAGACGAAGCGCAGAACATCAAGAATCCCGCAGCGTCCCAGACCAGGGCAGCTAAGTCCATACCAGCCCGATCGTTCATCGCCATGAGCGGCACCCCCGTTGAAAATCGCTTGTCCGAATACTGGAGCATCCTGGATTTTGCCAACCGGGGATTGTTTGGACCCCTGGCACGCTTCACCAAAGAATTTGCCGTTCCTATCGAGCGGAATCGGGATCAGCATGCGATCCACAAGTTCCAAAAAGTTACCGCACCTTTTCTGCTTCGACGAGTCAAATTAGATAGACAGATCATCAGCGACCTGCCCGATAAGATCGAGCAAGACGAATACGCTACTCTCACAGACGCACAAGCCGCCTTATATGAATCCGTGGTGCGGGAATCGCTCCAGGTGATCCGGGGAGAGTCCGACACCTTCCACCGAAAGGGGCTCGTGCTACAGATGATTTTAGCCCTCAAGCAAGTCTGTAATCATCCTGCCCATTACTTGAAGGAACAGGGGGATAGGGGCCCATCGATTTCTGGAAAGGCCTCGCTACTCCTGGATTTGCTGGAACCCATTCTTGCTAACCACGAAAAATGTCTGATCTTTACCCAGTTTCGGGAAATGGGAGAATTGCTGCGTCCTTGGATTCGAGAGGCAACAGGTCATCTGCCACCGTTTCTACATGGTGGGGTCACCCGAAAGCAACGCGATGTCATGGTCGATAAATTTCAACAGGATCCCAGAGAGCGTATCCTGATTTTGTCTCTCAAAGCTGGAGGCACAGGGCTAAATTTGACGGCAGCCTCTCATGTCGTTCACTATGATCTCTGGTGGAATCCAGCGGTGGAAGCGCAGGCCACAGACCGCGCCTACCGCATTGGTCAACAGCGAAATGTCCAAGTACATCGGCTGATCACCAGAGCTACTTTCGAGGAACGCATCAACGAACTCATGAAAACAAAGCGGGATTTAGCCAACCTAACCGTCGGTGCTGGAGAACAATGGATTGGTAATCTCAGCGATACTGAGCTACAAGAGGTATTCCAACTTGGGTAG
- a CDS encoding response regulator: MENKLAILVVEDDLRIGRLLENNLRLGDTYLVDWETSAAAAQRAVRQRRAHERTPYSVVFLDLGLPDRDGLDLIPWFRTQSADQVIIVVSARGNEADKIQAFQLGADDYLTKPFHYGELMARLQAHLRRVHVTTNEGAIVRGEWRLDDNRRVLVIGEREILLTNKEYQLMRILLRNCGTIVPSKRILNAIWGHTHEEHTHYVRIYVQRLREKIESDASLPQFLLTELGIGYRLVVPDFTEKQSKTNRD; this comes from the coding sequence ATGGAGAACAAATTGGCAATACTCGTGGTTGAGGACGACTTGCGTATCGGTAGACTCCTCGAGAATAATCTGCGCCTCGGGGATACGTACCTTGTGGATTGGGAGACATCGGCGGCCGCAGCACAGCGGGCCGTGCGCCAGCGCCGCGCGCACGAACGCACGCCCTATTCGGTCGTCTTCTTGGACTTGGGGCTTCCGGATCGGGACGGCTTGGATCTGATTCCGTGGTTTAGAACGCAGTCGGCCGATCAGGTGATTATTGTGGTCTCGGCTCGTGGAAACGAAGCGGATAAGATTCAGGCCTTTCAGCTAGGTGCTGACGACTATCTAACCAAACCCTTTCATTATGGGGAACTGATGGCTCGTCTCCAAGCGCACCTCAGAAGGGTTCATGTCACGACGAACGAGGGCGCTATAGTGCGGGGAGAATGGCGATTGGACGACAACAGACGCGTGCTGGTGATCGGGGAACGGGAAATTCTGCTCACCAATAAGGAGTACCAACTCATGCGCATTCTCTTACGCAACTGCGGAACCATCGTTCCGAGTAAGCGTATCCTGAACGCCATTTGGGGCCACACGCATGAGGAACACACGCATTACGTACGTATATACGTGCAAAGGCTGCGTGAGAAAATCGAAAGCGATGCAAGCCTTCCCCAATTCCTGCTCACTGAGCTTGGAATTGGGTATCGCCTCGTTGTTCCCGACTTTACCGAGAAACAATCAAAAACTAACAGAGATTAA
- the tnpC gene encoding IS66 family transposase — MQLSDCTAKNTFSPGGDPTAVIQALRAEIASLKQQLDWFKRQLFGRKSEKRILEHPNQLDLSTLLGDAPPAADPTPTEEISYRRRKPKQRNADDVTDAGLRFGPDVPVEVIELSAPEFHGPDADQYEVIDYQITRRLAQRPGSYVVLEYRRPVWRHKASSSLREVPAPAAVFAGSLADVSLLAGILVDKFCYHLPLYRQHQRLQDAGITLSRSTLTNYTQRAIELLRPIYDAQWRHILQSRVLAMDETPIKAGRKKPGQLQATWYWPIHGEDDELCFTWSTSRGSAHVEQQLAGFAGVLLSDGYAAYDRYAKSRPQVTRAQCWAHTRRYFERAKDQDPAAQEALTRIGALYRVEQQIREQGLEGEPKRDYRSRHAGPMAEAFFSWCHQQRQRMDLLNSDPLAKALVYAENHQAQLKVYLNDPEVPIDTNHLERALRVIPMGRKNWLFCWSEVGARHVGIIQSLLTTCRLHHVDPYTYLVDVLQRVALHPARDVEALTPRVWKDRFANNPLRSDLDHAHGH, encoded by the coding sequence ATGCAACTGTCGGACTGCACAGCAAAAAATACCTTCTCCCCTGGGGGAGATCCGACCGCGGTCATCCAGGCCCTTCGCGCCGAAATCGCCTCGCTCAAACAGCAACTCGACTGGTTCAAGCGGCAGCTGTTCGGGCGCAAGTCCGAGAAGCGGATCCTCGAACATCCCAATCAGCTCGATCTCAGCACTCTGCTGGGCGATGCCCCACCGGCGGCCGATCCTACGCCCACCGAAGAGATCAGCTATCGGCGGCGCAAGCCAAAGCAGCGCAACGCCGACGATGTGACCGATGCCGGTCTGCGCTTCGGCCCCGATGTCCCCGTCGAGGTGATCGAACTCTCCGCGCCCGAGTTCCATGGCCCCGATGCCGATCAGTACGAGGTGATCGATTACCAGATCACCCGCCGTCTGGCCCAGCGTCCCGGCAGCTACGTGGTGCTCGAGTACCGCCGCCCGGTATGGCGGCACAAGGCCTCCTCCAGCCTGCGGGAAGTGCCGGCCCCTGCCGCGGTGTTCGCGGGTAGCCTCGCCGATGTCAGCCTGCTGGCCGGCATCCTGGTGGACAAATTCTGCTACCACCTCCCGCTCTATCGTCAACACCAGCGACTCCAGGACGCCGGTATCACCCTGAGTCGCAGTACGCTGACGAACTACACCCAACGGGCCATTGAGCTCCTGCGCCCCATCTACGATGCTCAGTGGCGGCACATCCTGCAGAGCCGTGTGCTGGCGATGGACGAGACGCCGATCAAGGCGGGGCGCAAGAAGCCGGGTCAGCTGCAGGCCACCTGGTACTGGCCGATCCATGGAGAGGACGACGAGTTGTGCTTTACCTGGTCGACGAGCCGTGGCAGCGCCCACGTGGAGCAACAGCTCGCGGGCTTTGCCGGCGTGCTGCTCAGTGATGGTTATGCGGCCTACGACCGCTATGCCAAATCCCGACCACAGGTGACTCGGGCCCAGTGTTGGGCACACACCCGGCGCTACTTTGAGCGGGCCAAGGACCAGGACCCGGCGGCGCAGGAGGCCCTCACCCGGATCGGCGCACTGTACCGGGTCGAACAGCAGATTCGAGAACAGGGACTCGAAGGCGAACCGAAGCGCGACTACCGCAGCCGCCATGCCGGCCCGATGGCCGAGGCTTTCTTCAGCTGGTGTCACCAGCAACGCCAACGCATGGATCTGCTCAACAGCGATCCTTTGGCCAAGGCCTTGGTCTATGCCGAGAATCACCAGGCTCAGCTCAAGGTCTACCTGAACGATCCCGAGGTGCCCATCGATACCAATCATCTGGAGCGGGCCCTGCGGGTCATCCCGATGGGGCGCAAGAACTGGCTGTTCTGCTGGAGCGAGGTGGGGGCAAGGCACGTTGGCATCATCCAGAGCCTGCTGACCACCTGCCGACTACATCACGTCGATCCCTACACCTACCTGGTGGATGTCCTGCAACGGGTCGCCCTGCACCCGGCCCGAGATGTGGAAGCACTGACCCCACGGGTCTGGAAAGACCGCTTTGCCAACAACCCGCTGCGCTCGGATCTCGACCATGCCCATGGACATTGA
- a CDS encoding metal-sensitive transcriptional regulator, producing the protein MSAHDRRAILQRMARLEGQVRGIRQMLEEDRDCPEVLNQMAAARAALDKVARMVFEDHLDHCLVDVIQDGDADEPIASIKAAFACYFLP; encoded by the coding sequence ATGTCGGCACACGATCGACGGGCCATCCTGCAGCGCATGGCCCGTCTGGAAGGCCAGGTCCGCGGTATCCGGCAAATGCTGGAGGAAGACCGCGATTGCCCAGAAGTCCTGAATCAGATGGCCGCAGCGCGCGCCGCTTTGGATAAGGTCGCCCGGATGGTTTTTGAAGATCACCTGGATCACTGCTTGGTAGATGTTATCCAGGACGGGGATGCAGACGAACCGATAGCGAGTATCAAAGCGGCCTTCGCCTGTTATTTCTTGCCCTGA
- a CDS encoding DUF4168 domain-containing protein, producing MAKTPMVLSGLALVALVTGGTAWAGTAQDSSQGAPTPSPAMTGKGPHVGHHELVRFASAIRAIQPVDEQAHKVLMNPHLAASQKRADLAHYDHKITTTLQHYHLSPVTYETLLHKAQVDPSFAKRTERILKKG from the coding sequence ATGGCAAAAACACCGATGGTCTTATCCGGACTCGCGCTGGTTGCGCTGGTCACCGGAGGTACGGCTTGGGCGGGCACGGCCCAAGACAGCAGCCAAGGGGCTCCGACACCGAGTCCCGCCATGACGGGAAAGGGTCCCCACGTAGGGCATCACGAACTCGTGCGTTTCGCCAGTGCCATTCGGGCTATTCAGCCTGTCGATGAGCAGGCACACAAAGTGTTGATGAATCCGCACCTCGCGGCATCGCAGAAGCGTGCGGATCTGGCCCACTACGATCACAAAATCACCACCACGCTACAGCATTATCATTTATCTCCCGTGACCTATGAGACGCTCTTGCACAAGGCACAGGTAGATCCCAGTTTTGCCAAAAGGACAGAACGAATCTTGAAGAAGGGTTAG